The Leptospira brenneri genome includes a window with the following:
- a CDS encoding class I SAM-dependent DNA methyltransferase: MKLYSELAEYYFTIEEASRKFSEEILFLRDTFKRHKIHTVLDIGCGTGEHIKELQGMGFKPLGVDGSPRMLEIAKVRFPHCQFELGKMENYVAKQPVDSVICLYGTFNYLINDDLVQNFLRNCHKNLKQAGLLVLEIWNADPIHRIKRKPITTVSNVRQGATSIRRNRGFRLTRADDVAIVEVNYVYNLNQKDLKDKHTMRVFHFPQVRNFLDDNKFDVLHVYSNYDGEKYTKTGARMLIVAKKRS, encoded by the coding sequence ATGAAACTCTATTCTGAATTGGCCGAATACTATTTTACCATCGAAGAAGCTAGTCGCAAGTTTTCAGAAGAAATCCTCTTTCTGCGGGATACATTTAAGCGACATAAAATCCATACGGTTTTAGACATTGGATGCGGGACGGGAGAACACATTAAGGAACTCCAAGGAATGGGATTCAAACCACTAGGAGTGGACGGATCTCCTCGTATGCTCGAGATTGCAAAAGTTAGATTTCCCCATTGCCAGTTTGAATTGGGTAAAATGGAAAACTACGTCGCCAAACAACCTGTAGATTCTGTCATTTGTCTGTATGGGACTTTTAATTATCTTATTAATGATGATTTGGTTCAAAACTTCCTTCGAAATTGTCATAAAAATTTAAAACAAGCGGGACTTCTCGTTTTGGAAATCTGGAATGCAGACCCAATTCACAGAATCAAACGAAAGCCAATCACGACAGTGAGTAATGTAAGGCAAGGGGCAACATCGATTCGCCGAAATCGTGGTTTTCGATTAACAAGAGCAGATGATGTTGCTATTGTAGAAGTAAATTATGTATATAATTTGAATCAAAAGGATTTAAAAGACAAACATACGATGCGTGTGTTTCACTTTCCACAAGTGCGGAATTTCTTAGACGATAATAAATTTGATGTTCTGCATGTTTATAGCAATTACGACGGAGAAAAATATACAAAAACGGGAGCAAGGATGCTCATCGTAGCCAA